From the Lolium rigidum isolate FL_2022 chromosome 2, APGP_CSIRO_Lrig_0.1, whole genome shotgun sequence genome, one window contains:
- the LOC124686885 gene encoding abscisic acid receptor PYL9, which produces MEPHMESALREGLTEPERRELEGVVEEHHTFPGRAGGTCTSLVTQRVQAPLAAVWAIVRSFANPQRYKHFIKSCDLAAGDGATVGSVREVTVVSGLPASTSTERLEILDDDRHILSFRVVGGEHRLRNYRSVTSVTEFAPPDSPEVPAYCVVVESYVVDVPDGNTEEDTRMFTDTVVKLNLQKLSAIATVSSPSSPPPPSGEQS; this is translated from the coding sequence ATGGAGCCTCACATGGAGAGCGCGCTGCGTGAGGGGTTGACGGAGCCGGAGCGTCGGGAGCTGGAGGGCGTGGTGGAGGAACACCACACGTTCCCCGGGCGCGCCGGGGGGACGTGCACGTCGCTGGTGACGCAGCGCGTGCAggcgccgctcgccgccgtgTGGGCCATCGTGCGCAGCTTCGCCAACCCACAGCGCTACAAGCACTTCATCAAGTCCTGcgacctcgccgccggcgacggcgccACCGTCGGCAGCGTCCGCGAGGTCACCGTCGTCTCCGGCCTCCCGGCCTCCACCAGCACCGAGCGCCTCGAGATCCTCGACGACGACCGCCACATCCTCAGCTTCCGCGTCGTCGGCGGGGAGCACCGCCTCCGCAACTACCGCTCCGTCACCTCCGTCACCGAGTTCGCGCCGCCGGACAGCCCCGAGGTCCCTGCCTACTGCGTCGTCGTCGAGTCCTACGTCGTCGACGTGCCCGACGGCAACACCGAGGAGGACACCCGCATGTTCACCGACACCGTCGTCAAGCTCAACCTCCAGAAGCTCTCCGCCATAGCGACCGTCAGCTCCccttcctccccgccgccgccgtccggtgAGCAAAGCTAA
- the LOC124692072 gene encoding nudix hydrolase 8-like isoform X1 → MWSLSVTFDKSDILFICTLKPLSFDISVDESEIEAAQWMPLDEFINQPFHQEDEMRKAIVDICIARYQKCYTGFGAYQVMSKLDNRVACLYFQDTLESGSSWVRS, encoded by the exons ATGTGGTCGCTTTCAG TCACATTTGACAAGTCAGATATACTCTTTATATGCACACTGAAGCCGTTATCATTTGACATCTCAGTTGACGAATCAGAGATTGAAGCGGCACAG TGGATGCCACTTGATGAATTTATCAACCAACCGTTCCATCAGGAGGATGAAATGCGCAAGGCGATAGTTGACATATGCATAGCTAGATATCAGAAGTGCTACACAGGATTTGGGGCTTATCAGGTTATGTCGAAGCTTGATAATAGGGTTGCTTGCCTCTACTTCCAGGATACTCTGGAGTCTGGAAGCAGCTGGGTGCGTTCCTGA
- the LOC124692072 gene encoding nudix hydrolase 2-like isoform X2: protein MWSLSDILFICTLKPLSFDISVDESEIEAAQWMPLDEFINQPFHQEDEMRKAIVDICIARYQKCYTGFGAYQVMSKLDNRVACLYFQDTLESGSSWVRS, encoded by the exons ATGTGGTCGCTTTCAG ATATACTCTTTATATGCACACTGAAGCCGTTATCATTTGACATCTCAGTTGACGAATCAGAGATTGAAGCGGCACAG TGGATGCCACTTGATGAATTTATCAACCAACCGTTCCATCAGGAGGATGAAATGCGCAAGGCGATAGTTGACATATGCATAGCTAGATATCAGAAGTGCTACACAGGATTTGGGGCTTATCAGGTTATGTCGAAGCTTGATAATAGGGTTGCTTGCCTCTACTTCCAGGATACTCTGGAGTCTGGAAGCAGCTGGGTGCGTTCCTGA
- the LOC124692071 gene encoding pentatricopeptide repeat-containing protein At1g51965, mitochondrial has protein sequence MPRRVGTTYSGRIAAATPSPTGPSLTVTVSPTPPATPLDPRGHPLPRRHLVCAVARILRSPAAASPTPLADLADYLRGLRLTLTAAEASEVVKALAPDPALALAFFRFAPAALPGFRHDAFSYNRALALLFRTRADPGEALRLVAEMERDGVAGNISTVNLLVGMGVEVTKCLDLAVKWGLRLNGYTYKCILQAHLRSREVSKGLQVYDEMRRKGYKLDIFAYNMLLDALAKAGMVDQAYQVFEDMKQKYCEPDAYTYTILIRMSGRAGKTSKFLLFFDEMVSKGCALNLIAYNTLIEALGKNKMVDKVIFVLSKMIKGDCQPNQFTYSITLDILATEGQLHRLNEVLDICHRYMNRSIYSYLVKSLCKSGHASEAHNVFCRMWNSYENGDREAFVSMLEVLCNSGKTLEAIDLLHMMPEKGIATDVSMYNMVFSVLGKLKQVSFITSLLEKMKANGIAPDLFTYNIMISSYGRVGLVDKASGLFEEMEASSCKPDVITYNSLINCLGKNGDLDEAHMLFKEMQEKGYDPDVFTYSILIECFGKSNKVDMACSLFDDMIAEGCIPNIVTYNILLDCLERRGKTAEADKYYETMKQQGLTPDSITYSILERLESRSQRTVRIRKPAQVTGWVVSPLR, from the exons ATGCCCCGCCGCGTCGGGACGACCTACTCCGGCCGGATCGCCGCCGCGACGCCGTCACCCACGGGCCCGTCCCTCACCGTCACCGTCTCCCCGACGCCTCCCGCGACGCCGCTCGACCCGCGCGGCCACCCGCTcccgcgccgccacctcgtcTGCGCCGTCGCGCGCATCCtgcgctcccccgccgccgcctccccgaccCCGCTCGCCGACCTCGCCGACTACCTGCGCGGCCTCCGCCTCACGCTCACCGCCGCCGAGGCCTCCGAGGTCGTCAAGGCCCTCGCCCCGGACCCGGCCCTCGCGCTCGCCTTCTTCCGCTTCGCGCCCGCCGCCCTCCCGGGCTTCCGCCACGACGCCTTCTCCTACAACCGCGCCCTCGCCCTCCTCTTCCGCACCAGGGCCGACCCCGGCGAGGCGCTCAGGCTCGTCGCCGAGATGGAGCGGGACGGCGTCGCCGGCAACATCTCCACGGTCAACTTGCTCGTCGGGATGGGCGTGGAGGTCACCAAGTGCCTCGACCTGGCCGTGAAGTGGGGGCTCAGGCTCAATGGGTACACCTACAAGTGCATTCTGCAGGCGCATTTGAGGAGCAGGGAGGTGTCCAAGGGCTTACAGGTGTATGACGAAATGCGCAGGAAGGGGTACAAGCTGGATATATTTGCGTACAACATGCTGCTTGATGCTCTCGCCAAGGCTGGCATG GTTGACCAAGCTTACCAAGTCTTTGAAGATATGAAACAGAAGTACTGTGAGCCAGATGCATACACATATACTATACTAATTAGAATGTCCGGGAGGGCTGGGAAGACCTCTAAATTTCTCTTATTTTTTGATGAAATGGTATCAAAAGGATGTGCACTTAACCTTATTGCTTATAATACTCTTATCGAGGCTCTTGGTAAGAACAAGATGGTGGACAAGGTGATTTTTGTACTTTCCAAAATGATCAAGGGTGACTGCCAGCCAAATCAATTCACATACAGCATTACACTGGATATTTTGGCAACAGAAGGACAACTGCACAGACTAAATGAGGTCCTGGATATCTGTCATAGATACATGAACAGATCAATTTATTCTTATTTGGTCAAGTCACTTTGCAAGTCTGGGCATGCCAGCGAGGCACACAATGTTTTCTGTCGTATGTGGAACTCCTATGAAAATGGAGACAGGGAGGCTTTCGTCTCAATGCTTGAGGTGTTATGCAATTCAGGAAAAACATTAGAGGCTATAGATCTCCTACATATGATGCCTGAAAAAGGGATTGCTACAGATGTTAGCATGTACAATATGGTCTTTTCAGTCCTCGGAAAGCTTAAGCAGGTATCTTTCATAACCAGTCTACTTGAAAAGATGAAAGCTAATGGGATTGCTCCGGATCTTTTTACATACAATATTATGATATCAAGTTATGGTAGAGTTGGCTTAGTTGATAAGGCATCTGGATTGTTTGAAGAAATGGAGGCTAGCAGTTGTAAACCTGATGTCATCACTTACAATTCTTTGATAAACTGTCTTGGAAAAAACGGAGATCTCGATGAAGCGCACATGCTTTTCAAAGAGATGCAGGAGAAAGGATATGATCCGGATGTCTTCACCTACAGCATACTGATTGAATGCTTTGGAAAATCGAATAAGGTTGATATGGCATGCAGCTTATTTGATGACATGATTGCAGAGGGATGCATCCCTAATATTGTAACGTATAACATTTTACTTGATTGTTTGGAGAGGCGGGGGAAGACAGCAGAAGCTGATAAATATTATGAAACTATGAAGCAGCAAGGGCTAACTCCTGACTCAATAACTTACTCAATACTTGAGCGATTGGAAAGTAGATCTCAGAGAACAGTACGAATAAGAAAGCCAGCTCAGGTTACAGGTTGGGTCGTCAGTCCGCTAAGATGA
- the LOC124686886 gene encoding endoribonuclease YBEY, chloroplastic-like, translating to MARLHHLLARALASHHLLRPSPLPFSARPTLPLHSPPPPPHPHPHTRSPPPFPAAASRYYGSSASRRRRRGSAPPMLPRRRRARRKGPSELSVQIGIEEALPDDPLILSIAEALRTDVGRAMKLALHNLENSEYRTRDTGIRNVDNYDSVEVSLLLCDDGFIRKLNKEWRDEDHATDVLSMSQHIPGLDIPILQLGDLVISVETARRQAEERGHTLLDEMRILTVHGLLHLLGFDHELGKEAEEEMEKEEEQILNNLEWKGKGLIRSAYHFSTDMDHSENSDEANSDVEKMSVREGHHQPKLTHIVCDIDGTLVDYEGHLHAESIEPLREAISRGVTVIMVTGRTRASTIATFKLLNIEEKDEFISENSPGVFLQGSLVYGGNGQLIYRANLDVDICKEACLYSLKNKTPLVLYCEEQCLTLFEHPSVDLLHTLHHETKVKVMPSVEDLLEYSSIQKLLFLTNAEEDLSVLIQHWSELTEGKACVVKAQPNALEIVPLNASKGGGIRVLLDHLGITEDSDLEAVGD from the exons ATGGCGCGGCTCCACCACCTCCTAGCccgcgcgctcgcctcccaccacctcctccgcccGTCTCCGCTCCCTTTCTCAGCGCGGCCGACTCTCCCGCtgcactcgccgccgccgccaccgcatccCCATCCCCATACCCGCAGCCCACCccctttccccgccgccgcctcgcggtACTACGGTTCATCCGCATCCAGACGGCGTCGGCGCGGTTCAGCCCCGCCGATGCTGCCGAGGCGGAGGCGGGCGAGGCGGAAGGGCCCGAGCGAGCTCAGCGTGCAGATTGGCATCGAAGAAGCCCTCCCCGACGACCCcctcatcctg AGTATCGCAGAGGCGCTTCGAACGGACGTTGGGAGGGCGATGAAGCTGGCACTCCACAATCTGGAGAACTCGGAGTACAGGACCAGGGACACGGGTATAAGAAATGTGGATAACTATGACAGCGTCGAGGTCTCTCTGCTGCTCTGCGATGACGGTTTCATCAGGAAGCTGAACAAGGAATGGAGGGACGAGGACCACGCCACGGACGTGCTGTCAATGTCGCAGCATATCCCAGGCCTTGATATCCCCATT CTGCAGTTGGGCGACTTAGTAATTTCCGTCGAGACAGCCCGTCGGCAGGCAGAGGAAAGAGGCCACACGCTTCTTGATGAGATGAGAATTCTCACG GTGCATGGATTATTGCATTTATTGGGCTTTGATCATGAACTCGGCAAGGAGGCTGAAGAAGAgatggagaaggaagaagaacaaatATTAAATAATCTTGAATGGAAAGGGAAAGGACTCATTAGGAGTGCATATCATTTCAGTACAGACATGGATCATTCAGAAAATTCTGATG AGGCCAATAGCGATGTAGAGAAAATGAGCGTACGGGAGGGTCATCATCAGCCAAAACTGACCCATATAGTATGTGATATAGATG GTACTCTCGTGGATTATGAAGGACACCTGCATGCAGAATCTATAGAACCTTTGAGAGAGGCTATATCACGGGGAGTAACTGTTATCATGGTTACTGGGAGG ACCCGGGCTTCCACCATAGCAACTTTCAAGCTTCTTAATATAGAAGAAAAAGATGAATTTATATCGGAGAACTCACCTGGTGTATTTCTACAG GGTTCACTTGTTTACGGAGGGAACGGCCAACTGATTTATAGAGCAAACTTGGATGTGGATATATGCAAGGAG GCATGTTTGTACTCCTTAAAGAATAAAACTCCTCTTGTTCTATACTGTGAGGAACAATGTTTGACCTTGTTTGAACATCCTTCTGTCGACTTGTTGCACACTCTGCACCATGAGACCAAG GTAAAAGTAATGCCTTCAGTTGAAGACCTCTTAGAATATTCGTCCATTCAG AAGTTGCTTTTCCTTACCAATGCGGAGGAAGATTTATCTGTCCTAATACAGCATTGGTCAGAACTAACAGAAGGGAAAGCATGTGTTGTCAAAGCGCAGCCAAATGCACTTGAGATTGTTCCCCTTAATGCTTCTAAAGGTGGTGGTATCAGGGTGCTACTTGACCATCTCGGAATAACTGAAGAT TCTGATCTTGAGGCTGTTGGAGACTAA
- the LOC124689960 gene encoding uncharacterized protein LOC124689960, producing the protein MAMCHEAACLELREDHSDVASASGTSCSLASNLSDDASYSPPDDSSGSSSASSSTLHLDSDGPLCDLSSLLAQLPARRGLSKYYQGKSQSFTSISGATCLQDLGKEATSSKRMKTCKSYKAGLGVNQRTNHSPRIGNKMIGKRPSKGSFACLLSRASSTNLLCISPNLAAQQNDKDVQMHMNS; encoded by the exons ATGGCTATGTGCCATGAGGCCGCATGCTTGGAGCTAAGAGAGGATCACTCTGACGTGGCTTCTGCCTCAGGCACGTCGTGCTCATTGGCATCGAATCTGAGTGATGATGCGAGTTATTCTCCACCTGACGATTCTTCGGGGTCATCCTCAGCGTCATCCAGCACCTTGCATCTGGATTCCGATGGACCGCTCTGCGATCTGTCTTCGCTGCTAGCCCAGCTTCCTGCCAG GAGAGGGCTGTCCAAGTACTACCAAGGAAAGTCCCAGTCCTTCACATCAATATCTGGTGCTACATGTCTTCAAGACCTTGGTAAAGAAGCAACTTCCAGTAAGAGGATGAAGACATGCAAGAGCTATAAAGCAGGATTAGGGGTGAACCAGCGGACGAATCACTCACCGAGGATAGGCAACAAGATGATAGGGAAGAGGCCTTCAAAAGGTTCATTTGCTTGTCTGTTGTCCAGAGCAAGCAGCACCAACCTCTTGTGCATTAGTCCTAATTTAGCTGCACAGCAGAATGACAAAGATGTACAAATGCATATGAACTCTTAA